The Ahaetulla prasina isolate Xishuangbanna chromosome 4, ASM2864084v1, whole genome shotgun sequence genome has a window encoding:
- the LOC131196793 gene encoding suppressor of cytokine signaling 3-like gives MVPLCCCCPPASAPVVVAMTGPAVPSYHFKSFCGEFERVESALERLEASGFYWGSLSGAEAKRLLTSQPPGVFLVRDSSDHHHLFTLSVRTRTGITNLRIQQQDSSFHLEALPGAGHPPAFSCVVQLVEYYLCLGAVEGGPCYLESEGQPPVPLALSQPLRCKVPTLQELCQRAVRATVQGRGDTRAQLQRLPVPQALLNSICS, from the coding sequence ATGGTCCCCCTATGCTGTTGCTGCCCGCCGGCATCTGCACCAGTCGTGGTGGCCATGACAGGCCCTGCCGTCCCGTCCTACCATTTCAAGAGTTTCTGTGGAGAGTTTGAGCGGGTGGAAAGTGCCTTGGAACGATTGGAGGCCAGTGGCTTCTACTGGGGCAGCCTGTCAGGAGCTGAAGCTAAGAGGCTCTTGACTTCCCAGCCTCCTGGTGTCTTCCTGGTGAGAGATTCCTCCGACCATCATCACCTCTTCACCTTGAGTGTCCGCACCAGGACAGGCATCACCAACCTGCGTATTCAGCAGCAGGACTCCTCTTTCCATCTGGAGGCCTTGCCAGGAGCTGGCCATCCCCCAGCTTTCAGTTGCGTGGTCCAGTTAGTTGAGTATTATCTCTGCCTGGGGGCTGTGGAAGGGGGTCCTTGCTACTTGGAGAGCGAGGGTCAGCCTCCAGTACCTTTGGCCCTCTCACAGCCACTCCGTTGCAAGGTGCCCACTTTGCAGGAGCTGTGTCAGCGGGCTGTACGAGCCACCGTGCAGGGCAGAGGTGACACCAGAGCTCAGCTGCAGAGGCTGCCAGTCCCCCAGGCATTATTGAACTCAATCTGCAGCTAA
- the RPS9 gene encoding small ribosomal subunit protein uS4, translated as MPVARSWVCRKTYVTPRRPFEKSRLDQELKLIGEYGLRNKREVWRVKFTLAKIRKAARELLTLDEKDQRRLFEGNALLRRLVRIGVLDEGKMKLDYILGLKIEDFLERRLQTQVFKLGLAKSIHHARVLIRQRHIRVRKQVVNIPSFIVRLDSQKHIDFSLRSPYGGGRPGRVKRKNAKKGQGGAGGADDEEED; from the exons ATGCCTGTTGCCAGGAGTTGGGTATGTCGGAAGACTTATGTCACCCCCAGGCGGCCTTTTGAAAAATCACGCCTTGATCAGGAGTTGAAACTTATtg GTGAATATGGGCTGCGGAACAAACGTGAGGTATGGCGAGTGAAGTTCACTTTGGCCAAGATCCGCAAAGCTGCCCGAGAGCTGCTCACCCTGGATGAGAAAGATCAGCGACGCCTTTTTGAAG GTAATGCCTTGCTGCGCCGTTTGGTCAGAATTGGGGTGCTGGATGAAGGCAAAATGAAATTGGATTACATCCTGGGTCTGAAAATTGAGGATTTCCTGGAGCGTCGTCTCCAAACCCAGGTCTTCAAACTGGGCCTGGCCAAGTCCATCCATCATGCTCGTGTGCTTATCCGCCAGAGACACATCCG tGTAAGGAAGCAAGTGGTGAACATCCCTTCCTTCATTGTCCGGCTGGACTCCCAAAAGCACATTGACTTCTCCCTCCGTTCACCTTATGGTGGTGGCCGACCAGGCCGTGTCAAGAGGAAGAATGCCAAGAAGGGTCAGGGTGGAGCTGGCGGTGCAGATGATGAAGAGGAAGATTAA